The sequence GCTGCGCCAGTGCCTCGATGACCTTCCCGACATCTGCGCCCGGCTGCTCGAGGACATCGGTGCCTCCGGCGACTATGCCAGCACCAGGATCACGCCGAGCGCGCTCGCCGCCCTTGCGCGCTACGACTGGCCCGGCAACGTCCGCGAGCTCCGCAACATCCTGGAACGGGCGCTGATCCTCAGCGATTCCGGGCGGCTGACCGGCGACGATTTCGTTCGCATCCTTCCCGTCGGGGCCGAGATCAGGCCGGCAGCACCCGAGCGCGCGGCCGGAACGGTCGTGCCCTATGCCGAAGCCGAGGCCGAGTTCGAGAAGCACACGCTCGAACAAGCGCTCGCCGCCAGCAACGGCCAGATCACGGAGGCCGCCCGGATGCTGCGCATCTCGCGCGCGACCTTTTACAAGAAGCTCGCCAAGTTCGGCCTCGCCGCAGGATCGGCCTCCGTCTGAGTTTGGAGACGACGCATGTCTGGAGTCTCGGATTCCTGACACCCCGCTGGCTGCCTTCGCCTGAGGCCGTCACCGGTAATTGCCGCATTTTCGGCCACTCCCGCGGAAAACTTCGCTTCTGGCGCGGAGCTTGCTCTGGGCCGCCGAGAGAAAACGGCATGGGCTGATGCGAGGCCGGGATCGTTAACCCGGCTCGCGACGATCCGGCACATACACGTCAACAGACTGTCATATGCAGCCTCATGCAAGCACCACCGGAAGGTGGAATTGCAATGTCTGCACACTTGTGCAAATCGCTTTGACCAAGGCAGTTCATTCAGGGAGGGACCATCGTGCGTCGATCATTCATCCTAACAACAACCATCCTCGCGCTTGCCGCGGGCAGCTCCGCACGGGCCGACGACCTCAAGGTCGCGCTGATCTACGGCAAGACCGGTCCGCTCGAGGCCTATGCCAAGCAGACCGAGACCGGTCTGAAGATGGGCTTCGAATACGCCACCAAGGGAACCATGACGCTCGACGGTCGCAAGATCGTCGTCATCACCAAGGACGACCAGGGCAAGCCGGATCTGGCCAAGGCCGCGCTCGCGGAAGCCTATCAGGACGACAAGGCCGACATCGCGATCGGCACGACCTCGTCGGCTGCGGCGCTCGCCATTCTTCCCGTCGCCGAGGAGAACAAGAAGATCCTGATCGTCGAGCCGGCCGTCGCGGATCAAATTACCGGCGAGAAGTGGAATCGCTACATCTTCCGAACCGCGCGCAACTCCTCGCAGGACGCGATCTCCAACGCGGTCGCGATCGGCAAGCAGGGCGTGACCGTCGCGACGCTGGCGCAGGACTACGCGTTCGGCCGCGACGGCGTCGCCGCCTTCAAGGAGGCGCTCGCCAAGACCGGCGCCACGCTCGCCGCGGAGGAATATGCCCCGACCTCAACCACCGACTTCACCGCGGTCGGCCAACGCCTGTTCGACGCGCTGAAGGACAAGCCCGGCCGCAAGGTGATCTGGGTGATCTGGGCCGGCGCCGGCAATCCGCTGGCCAAGCTCCAGGACATGGATCCGAAGCGCTACGGCATCGAGCTGTCGACCGGCGGCAACATCCTGCCGGCGCTCGCGGCCTATAAGGGCCTGCCCGGCATGGAAGGCGCGACCTATTATTTCTACGAGATCCCGAAGAACCCGGTGAACGACTGGCTGGTCGCCGAGCACCAGAAGCGCTTCAACGCGCCGCCGGACTTCTTCACCGCGGGCGGCTTCGCCGCCGCGATGTCGGTCGTCGCCGCCGTCACCAAGGCGAAATCGACCGACAGCGAGAAGCTGATCACGGCGATGGAAGGCCTGGAGTTCGACACGCCGAAGGGCAAGATGGTGTTCCGCAAAGACGACCATCAGGCGCTGCAGAGCATGTATCACTTCAAGGTCAAGGTCGACCCGAACGTCGCCTGGGCCGTGCTCGACCCGGTACGTGAGCTGAAGATCGAGGACATGGACGTTCCCGTCCGCAACAAGCGGTAGGCTCCTTGCTTCACCTCTCCCGCTCGCGGGAGAGGCCGGGAGAGGGCTCTCTGCTCTTGGGGGTCTTCGCCTGTGGCGATAGCCCTCTCCCCAGCCCTCCCCCGCAAGCGGGAAGGGAGCGCAGCGTGATCGTGGACGCACCTTCATTTCACCATTCATTTTGACACCACATGCCCCTCACCCTCGAAACCCGCGATCTCACCATCCGCTTCGGCGGGCATGTCGCCGTCAACAACGTCACCTGCACGTTCCGGCCGGGCGAGCTCACGGCCATCGTCGGGCCGAACGGCGCCGGCAAGACCACCTATTTCAATTTGATCTCGGGCCAGCTTCGTGCATCGAGCGGCAGCATCCTGTTCGACGGCACCGACATCACTGAGCATTCCGCGCCGATGCGGACCCGTGCGGGGCTCGGGCGCGCGTTCCAGCTCACCAACCTGTTCCCGAACCTGACCGTGGAAGAGAATGTCCGCCTCGCGGTGCAGGCGGCGAGCGGCACGCATTACGACATGCTGCGCCCCTGGATGGTCCGCCGCGACCTGATCGCACGGGCCGACGCCATCCTCGACCAGGTCGCGCTGGGCAGCCGCCGCGGCGTCGCCGCGACCGTGCTGTCACATGGCGACCAGCGCAAGCTCGAGGTGGCGCTGATGATCGCGCTGGAGCCGAAAGTGTTCATGTTCGACGAGCCGACCGCGGGCATGAGCATCGACGAGGTGCCCGTCGTCCTGAACCTGATCGCTCAGCTCAAGCAGGACAGCAGCAAGATCATCCTGCTGGTCGAGCACAAGATGGACGTGGTGCGCTCGCTCGCCGACCGCATCATCGTGCTGCATAACGGGCAGCTGGTTGCGGACGGGGCGCCTGCCGAAGTGATCGCCTCGCCGATCGTGCAGGAGGCGTATCTCGGCGTCGCACCCAAGAACGCTGCAGAGAGTGCAGCATGACCGATCTTCTCAAACTCTCCGGCGTGCACACCCATATCGGCCGCTATCACATCCTCCAGGGCATCGACCTCACGGTCGCGCAGGGCCAGGTCACGATGCTGCTCGGCCGCAACGGCGCCGGCAAGACCACGACGCTGCGCACGATCATGGGTCTGTGGCCGGCCTCCAGCGGTGAGATCAGCCTCGCCGGGATGCGCATCGAGAGCCGCGCCACGCCCGATATCGCCCGGCTCGGCGTCGGCTATGTGCCCGAGAGCATGGCGGTGTTCTCCGATCTCACGGTGAAGGAGAACCTGGTGCTCGCGGCGCGCGACGGGCCGCTCGACGACACCCAGCTCGACTGGATCTTCGGCTTCTTCCCCGCGCTGCGCCGGTTTTGGCTGTCGCGTGCGGGAAGCCTCTCCGGCGGACAGAAACAGATGCTGTCGATCGCGCGCGCCATCATCGAGCCGCGCAAGCTGCTCCTGATCGACGAGCCGACCAAGGGCCTCGCGCCCGCGATCGTGATGGCGCTGATCGAATGCCTGAAGGAGATCAAGCGCAAGGGCGCGACGATCCTCATGGTCGAGCAGAACTTCTTCGCCGCCCGCGAGCTCGGCGACAGCGTGCTGGTCATGGACAACGGCACCATCGTCCATGGCGGCGAGATGTCGGCGCTCGCCGCCGACGTGCCGCTGCAAGAGCGACTGCTCGGCCTGAGCCTGGAGACGCATCAGTGACTGACCTTGCCGCGAACGATCCGCTGCCGAAGCCGAAGCGCGACCTCGCGCCGATCCTGCTGCCTGTGGCGCTCGCCCTCCTCATGCTTCCGCTGATCGGCTCGACCTCGTCCTGGCTAACGCTGACCGTGGCGAGCCTCGCCATGGGCATGATGATCTTCATCATGGCCTCCGGCCTCACGCTCGTGTTCGGCCTGATGGACGTGCTCAATTTCGGCCATGGCGCCTTCATCGCCGTCGGCGCCTACATCGCGACCCTGGTGCTGGCACCGTTTGCGGCTTCCATTCAGGCCGATTCGCTCTGGATGAACCTCGCCGTACTGGCGCCGGCGGCGCTGCTGGCGATGGCGGTCTCGGGGGCGCTCGGCCTCGTCGTCGAGCGCGTGCTGATCCTGCCCGTCTATGGCCAGCATCTGAAGCAGATCCTGATGACGACGGGCGGCCTGATCGTCGCCGAGCAGACGCTTTATGCGCTCTGGGGACCGCAGATCATCCCGATGCCGCTGCCGACCTCGCTGCGCGGCTCCTTCATCCTCGGCGACGTCGCCATTGCCAAGTACCGCGTGCTGGCGATGCTGATCGGCCTCGGCATCTTCATCGCGATTCAGCTCGTGCTCAATCGAAGCAAGATTGGCCTCCTGATCCGCGCCGGGGTCGAGAATCGCGAGATGGTGGAGGCGCTCGGCTATCGCATCCGCCGCCTTTTCCTCGGCGTGTTCATGACGGGATCGGCGCTGGCCGGCCTCGGCGGCGTGATGTGGGCGCTCTATCGCGAGCAGGTGCACGCGTCCATGAGTGACGAGCTCACCGTGCTGATCTTCATCGTCGTCATCATCGGTGGCCTAGGGTCGATCGGCGGCTGCTTCATCGGCGCGATCCTGGTGGCGATGGTGGCCAATTACGGCGGCTTCCTGGTGCCGAAGCTCGCCCTCGTCTCCAACATCCTGCTGATGGTCGCCATTCTGATGTGGCGGCCGCGCGGCCTCTATGCGGTGACCAGCCGATGATGCTCCTCTCAGGCGACCCGCCGCGCAGCCGCGTCCTCACGCTCGTTCTTGTCCTCATCATCCTGGCGCTGGCGGCAACGCCGTTCCTGTTCCCGGGCGCCAAGGCGCTGAACGTCGCGGCCAAGATCTGCGTCTTCGCCGCGTTGGTCGCGTCCTACGATCTGCTGCTCGGCTACACCGGCTCGGTCTCGTTCGCCCACACCATGTTCTACGGCATCGGCAGCTACGCCATCGCGATCGCGCTGTACGGAATGGGCCCGAACTGGGCCGCGGTCGCCACCGGCATCGTCATCGGCCTGCCGCTCGCAGCGCTGCTGGCGCTCGCGATCGGGCTGTTCTCGCTGCGGGTCGCCGCGATCTTCTTTGCCATGATCACGCTTGCGGTCGCCTCGGCCTTCCAGGTGCTGGCCTCGCAACTGTCCTGGCTCACCGGCGGCGAGGACGGACGCAGCTTCCAGCTGCCCGAGCTGCTGCGTCCCGGCACCGTGCTGATCTCGAAGAACCTGTTCGGCTTCGAGATCAACGGCCGCATCCTGACCTTCTACCTGGTGCTCGCCATCTCGGCGCTGATGATCCTGGCTCTGCTGCGGGTGGTGAACTCCCCGTTCGGGCGCGTGCTGCAGGCGATCCGCGAGAACCGCTTCCGCGCCGAGGCGCTCGGCTTCCGCACCGTGTTCCACCTGACCTATGCCAACTGCATCGCGGCGCTGGTCGCCGCGAGCGCCGGCATCCTGAACGCGCTGTGGCTGCGCTATGCCGGGCCCGATACCTCGCTCAGCTTCTCGATCATGCTGGACATTCTGCTGATGGTGGTGATCGGCGGCATGGGCACCATCTACGGCGCGATCATCGGCGCCACCATCTTCATCCTCGCCCAGAACTATCTGCAGTCGCTGATGAAGGTCGCCTCCACGGCGGCGTCGGAAGCCGGGCTGCCGCTGCTGCCGGGGCTGTTGCACCCCGACCGCTGGCTGCTGTGGCTCGGGCTGCTGTTCATCGCCAGCGTCTATTTCTTCCCCACCGGCGTGGTCGGACGGCTGCGCAAGGTCGGCGGCGACAAGAGCGCGGGCGCCTCGCATTAAGTAACGATTCATGATGCAGCGCAGCGTTCGCGATGTACATGACACAACCGTGACGCGACTCGCGCCCGGCTGCGTGCGAGCGCGATTGCACAACCGGATTAATGCTTAGGTAACTGGCTTTCCTAAGCTTTGCGCCATTTGTGCGGTGTATTCCTGTTCCTCCAGGGAGGGGGAATGCGC comes from Bradyrhizobium sp. CCGE-LA001 and encodes:
- a CDS encoding branched-chain amino acid ABC transporter permease, producing MTDLAANDPLPKPKRDLAPILLPVALALLMLPLIGSTSSWLTLTVASLAMGMMIFIMASGLTLVFGLMDVLNFGHGAFIAVGAYIATLVLAPFAASIQADSLWMNLAVLAPAALLAMAVSGALGLVVERVLILPVYGQHLKQILMTTGGLIVAEQTLYALWGPQIIPMPLPTSLRGSFILGDVAIAKYRVLAMLIGLGIFIAIQLVLNRSKIGLLIRAGVENREMVEALGYRIRRLFLGVFMTGSALAGLGGVMWALYREQVHASMSDELTVLIFIVVIIGGLGSIGGCFIGAILVAMVANYGGFLVPKLALVSNILLMVAILMWRPRGLYAVTSR
- a CDS encoding ABC transporter ATP-binding protein; this translates as MPLTLETRDLTIRFGGHVAVNNVTCTFRPGELTAIVGPNGAGKTTYFNLISGQLRASSGSILFDGTDITEHSAPMRTRAGLGRAFQLTNLFPNLTVEENVRLAVQAASGTHYDMLRPWMVRRDLIARADAILDQVALGSRRGVAATVLSHGDQRKLEVALMIALEPKVFMFDEPTAGMSIDEVPVVLNLIAQLKQDSSKIILLVEHKMDVVRSLADRIIVLHNGQLVADGAPAEVIASPIVQEAYLGVAPKNAAESAA
- a CDS encoding substrate-binding domain-containing protein is translated as MRRSFILTTTILALAAGSSARADDLKVALIYGKTGPLEAYAKQTETGLKMGFEYATKGTMTLDGRKIVVITKDDQGKPDLAKAALAEAYQDDKADIAIGTTSSAAALAILPVAEENKKILIVEPAVADQITGEKWNRYIFRTARNSSQDAISNAVAIGKQGVTVATLAQDYAFGRDGVAAFKEALAKTGATLAAEEYAPTSTTDFTAVGQRLFDALKDKPGRKVIWVIWAGAGNPLAKLQDMDPKRYGIELSTGGNILPALAAYKGLPGMEGATYYFYEIPKNPVNDWLVAEHQKRFNAPPDFFTAGGFAAAMSVVAAVTKAKSTDSEKLITAMEGLEFDTPKGKMVFRKDDHQALQSMYHFKVKVDPNVAWAVLDPVRELKIEDMDVPVRNKR
- a CDS encoding branched-chain amino acid ABC transporter permease, with the protein product MMLLSGDPPRSRVLTLVLVLIILALAATPFLFPGAKALNVAAKICVFAALVASYDLLLGYTGSVSFAHTMFYGIGSYAIAIALYGMGPNWAAVATGIVIGLPLAALLALAIGLFSLRVAAIFFAMITLAVASAFQVLASQLSWLTGGEDGRSFQLPELLRPGTVLISKNLFGFEINGRILTFYLVLAISALMILALLRVVNSPFGRVLQAIRENRFRAEALGFRTVFHLTYANCIAALVAASAGILNALWLRYAGPDTSLSFSIMLDILLMVVIGGMGTIYGAIIGATIFILAQNYLQSLMKVASTAASEAGLPLLPGLLHPDRWLLWLGLLFIASVYFFPTGVVGRLRKVGGDKSAGASH
- a CDS encoding ABC transporter ATP-binding protein — protein: MTDLLKLSGVHTHIGRYHILQGIDLTVAQGQVTMLLGRNGAGKTTTLRTIMGLWPASSGEISLAGMRIESRATPDIARLGVGYVPESMAVFSDLTVKENLVLAARDGPLDDTQLDWIFGFFPALRRFWLSRAGSLSGGQKQMLSIARAIIEPRKLLLIDEPTKGLAPAIVMALIECLKEIKRKGATILMVEQNFFAARELGDSVLVMDNGTIVHGGEMSALAADVPLQERLLGLSLETHQ